TAATATTACATTATCACCAACTACACAATCATGAGCAACATGTGAATATGCCATTAATAAGCAATTTTTTCCAACACTAGTTTTTCCAGTTGCTTCAGTTCCCCGATGTATAGTGACATACTCTCTAACAGTTGTGTTGTCTCCAACACTAGCTAAAGTTTTATATTCACCATCAAATTTTAAATCCTGAGGAGCAGCACCTATTGATGCACCAGTAAAAATTTTACAATTTTCTCCAATCCTAGCACCATTTTGAATATGAGAATTTGGTTGTATTTCAGTATTATTACCAATAACTACATCCGCTTCAATAATAACAAAAGGGCTAATTTTAACTCCATTACCAATTTTAGCATCTGGGCTTATTATAGAAAGGTTTGAAATGTTACTATCCATAGAATTAAATTAAGATTTTACTAGTGCAACTGTTATTTCAGCTTCTGCAACTAAGGTACCACTAACAGTTGCTTTTGCTTGGAAAGTATAAGTACTAAATCTTTTACTGATTTGTTGTACATCAAATATAAGTTGATCTCCAGGTATCACTGGTTTTCTAAACTTGCAATTATTTATACCCATAAAAAATGCTAAATTATTTCCTTCATCAAAGTAATTCTTAAGAAGAATACCACCTGCTTGAGCCATTGCTTCAACTATTAATACACCTGGCATTATTGGTTGACTTGGAAAATGTCCAGTAAAAAATGGTTCATTCATGGTAACATTTTTTAATGCAACAACTCTACCTTTTTCAACATTTAAATCTAAAATTCTATCAACTAATAAAAAAGGAAATCTATGAGGAAGAATATTCATAATGGCATTAATATCCATTTTTGGCTTATCTGTTTCTTCCATATATCTCTTAATTAAATTATTTTGTTTTGCAACTTTCTTGATTTTTTTTGCAAATTCAATATTACTTGCATGACCTGGTCTAGCTGCTAATATATGTGCTCTAATAGGATACCCAACCAAAGCTAAATCACCAATTAAATCTAACAACTTATGTCTTGCTGGTTCATTTGGAAATCTCATATTACCATTATTAAGCACACCTGTAGAACCAAGAACAACAGAACCTTCAATCCCTAATCTTTTGGCCATAGCGTCCATTTCATTTTGATCAAAATCTTTATCAACAATAACAATCGCGTTATCTAAATTCCCACCTTTAATTAATCCTTCACGCCTTAACATTTCTACTTCACTTAAAAAACAAAAAGTTCTTGCTGGCGCAAATTGTTCAGCAAAATCACTTTTTTTAAACAACATTGCATGTTGACTACCTAATGCAGGGTTTCTATAATCAACCATAACAGTTGCTCTAAAATCTTCATTTGGAATAGCTGCAAGCTCTACTTCTTTTTCTTCATTTATATAATTAATTGGTCTAT
Above is a window of Chlorobiota bacterium DNA encoding:
- the lpxA gene encoding acyl-ACP--UDP-N-acetylglucosamine O-acyltransferase; this translates as MDSNISNLSIISPDAKIGNGVKISPFVIIEADVVIGNNTEIQPNSHIQNGARIGENCKIFTGASIGAAPQDLKFDGEYKTLASVGDNTTVREYVTIHRGTEATGKTSVGKNCLLMAYSHVAHDCVVGDNVILANGVQLAGHVSVDDWAILGGLTGVHQFERVGKHAFIGACFRVMKDVPPYCIAGSEPLGFSGINIVGLRRRGFSDESIELISEAYRTIYRSGLNISDGVNKVEKAFQQTDEIKEIINFIRNSQRGVIPLARK
- a CDS encoding bifunctional UDP-3-O-[3-hydroxymyristoyl] N-acetylglucosamine deacetylase/3-hydroxyacyl-ACP dehydratase, yielding MRAKQRTIANQVSFEGVGLHTGNLSTITFCPSDIDTGYVFVRKDLPDFKEIPADVDFVTDISRGTTLTKDEASVHTVEHVLSALVGMEIDNCRIELSANEPPVGDGSALPFAECIVKSGYIEQNQNRLYIDVDRPINYINEEKEVELAAIPNEDFRATVMVDYRNPALGSQHAMLFKKSDFAEQFAPARTFCFLSEVEMLRREGLIKGGNLDNAIVIVDKDFDQNEMDAMAKRLGIEGSVVLGSTGVLNNGNMRFPNEPARHKLLDLIGDLALVGYPIRAHILAARPGHASNIEFAKKIKKVAKQNNLIKRYMEETDKPKMDINAIMNILPHRFPFLLVDRILDLNVEKGRVVALKNVTMNEPFFTGHFPSQPIMPGVLIVEAMAQAGGILLKNYFDEGNNLAFFMGINNCKFRKPVIPGDQLIFDVQQISKRFSTYTFQAKATVSGTLVAEAEITVALVKS